In one Bacillus sp. PK3_68 genomic region, the following are encoded:
- a CDS encoding AraC family transcriptional regulator — MDLLKDMNGALQYIEENLTNEIDFKEVARRAFCSEYHFKRMFSFLSGVSLSEYIRRRRLTLAAFELKDSCAKVIDIAVKYGYNSPDSFARAFQNLHGITPSEARSNGHSLKAYPRMTFHLSIKGGNEMNYRMEGKEAFRIVGMKKRVPIIFNGVNPDIASMWKSLDGETINTLKKLSNVEPIGLLSASTNFSEGRMEEKGELDHYIGVATTKACPDHLTQLEVPALSWAVFEAIGPFPDTLQDVWGRIYSEWFPSSNYEQIEGPEILWNENKDVTSPTFKSEIWIPVSKK; from the coding sequence ATGGATTTGCTTAAAGACATGAATGGCGCATTACAATATATTGAAGAAAACCTTACGAATGAGATTGATTTTAAAGAAGTAGCAAGACGGGCTTTCTGCTCCGAATATCACTTTAAAAGGATGTTTTCCTTTCTTTCAGGTGTTTCATTATCAGAGTACATCCGGCGCAGACGGCTTACTCTTGCCGCGTTTGAGCTTAAAGACAGCTGCGCAAAGGTCATTGACATTGCCGTAAAATATGGATATAATTCCCCCGATTCTTTTGCACGGGCTTTTCAAAATTTGCATGGCATCACACCTTCAGAGGCTAGAAGTAATGGCCATTCACTTAAAGCTTATCCACGAATGACCTTCCATTTATCAATCAAAGGAGGAAATGAAATGAACTATCGAATGGAAGGAAAAGAGGCATTTCGCATCGTGGGTATGAAGAAAAGAGTTCCTATTATTTTCAACGGAGTTAATCCGGACATTGCCTCTATGTGGAAAAGCTTAGATGGTGAAACGATAAATACTCTAAAAAAACTTTCTAATGTCGAACCTATAGGACTTCTTAGTGCATCCACCAACTTTTCTGAAGGCAGGATGGAGGAAAAAGGGGAACTTGATCACTATATTGGCGTGGCAACAACGAAAGCGTGTCCTGATCATCTAACACAGCTTGAAGTTCCTGCTCTATCGTGGGCTGTATTTGAAGCCATCGGACCATTTCCGGATACGCTGCAAGATGTATGGGGACGCATTTATTCTGAATGGTTCCCATCCTCAAATTATGAACAAATAGAAGGTCCAGAAATCCTGTGGAACGAAAATAAAGATGTAACTTCACCCACTTTCAAAAGTGAAATATGGATACCAGTTTCAAAAAAGTAA
- a CDS encoding methyl-accepting chemotaxis protein: MTSQVLNEAAVVTALESNLAMIEFNLNREVIWANENFAKTLDYTASEMKNMKHEQFCRPAFRNSRQYEDLWMNLGKGVKFQEKIQRVSKRENLLWFEATYIPVRDADGEVEAVLKIATNITERENYTREIISQLKDMPVELVNIIVTNSSEKIQAIESLKTQTDLISEISKLIRNISSQTNMLALNAAIEAARVGEHGRGFKVVADEVRKLAGQVDHAVKNMNMNVENISNEVRRISQITDDLQQIIIETQSEFNKGIEEFENMMK; the protein is encoded by the coding sequence ATGACTTCGCAAGTATTAAACGAAGCAGCTGTTGTAACGGCATTGGAGTCCAACTTAGCAATGATAGAATTTAATTTGAACAGAGAAGTGATTTGGGCGAATGAAAACTTTGCAAAGACTTTGGACTATACAGCCAGTGAAATGAAAAATATGAAGCATGAGCAATTTTGCAGGCCAGCGTTTAGAAACAGCAGGCAGTATGAAGACTTGTGGATGAACCTTGGAAAAGGAGTCAAATTCCAAGAGAAAATTCAGAGAGTAAGCAAGCGGGAAAATTTACTATGGTTCGAAGCGACCTATATTCCGGTTCGAGATGCGGACGGGGAAGTGGAAGCTGTTCTAAAAATCGCCACTAATATTACAGAACGAGAAAATTATACAAGGGAAATCATTTCTCAATTAAAAGATATGCCCGTAGAATTAGTCAATATAATTGTCACCAATTCTTCTGAAAAAATTCAGGCCATCGAATCATTAAAAACGCAAACAGATCTAATCAGTGAGATATCTAAACTTATACGCAATATTTCCTCACAAACGAATATGCTAGCCTTAAATGCAGCTATTGAAGCTGCCCGGGTGGGAGAACATGGACGAGGTTTTAAGGTGGTCGCTGATGAAGTGCGGAAATTGGCTGGTCAGGTTGATCATGCCGTTAAAAATATGAATATGAATGTAGAAAACATTTCAAACGAAGTAAGAAGGATTAGCCAAATAACCGATGATTTACAGCAAATAATCATAGAAACGCAATCCGAATTTAATAAGGGTATTGAAGAATTCGAGAATATGATGAAATAA